In Prinia subflava isolate CZ2003 ecotype Zambia chromosome 8, Cam_Psub_1.2, whole genome shotgun sequence, the genomic window ACCTTGAGTCCTTTGCCAAATTATCAATGTATACATACCCGTACACCACTATTTTGATTTACTACATCCCTAAAGCTTGTTAGTTCCCATTGGTCGTTGACTAAGGGCTGCTACCTGCTGTCTTTCCACTCATTAGGTCTCCTTTCTTGTTGATTAGCTTTGAAAGTATACAAAGAGTTTACATCAAAAAAcattctaatttaaaataatcttgATATATTCCACATTTAGCAAGTCCCGCTTCGGTTCCCCTCACGGAGATAGCCCCGGCCTGGGCTCACCGCCGGTTCCCTCACGCAGGGCCGGGCGGGGCTCGAGCGCGGTTCCCCGGCGGTGCCGGCAGGGGGCGCGGGCGCGGCCGTTCCGCCATGGCGGATTACGAGGCGGTGCAGCGCGGTCCCCTGCGGCTGAAGGGCAGCGGGGGGGCCCTGGGCGCCGGCAAGCGGTGAGGGGGGTCGGGGGAAACGGGGGCAGAACGGGGGCCAGGGAGGAGCGGCCGGGAGAAcagtgggagaggaggggacGCACAGCCCATGACTGAGCGCTGACCGGGTGCTCCTCgtaggaagaagaagaaggcGAAAGACAAGGCCCAGATCCTGGAGCAGATCGTGAGCAGCaagaagcaggaggaggaaaagaagcgCGGGCTGGACAAGCGGACCCCGGCGCAGGTGGCCTACGAGAAGATGCAGGAGAAGCGGGTAAGGCTTTAAAAACTTCCGTCACCCCTCGGGTGCGGCCGCTGAGGGGGCGGCGAGTGCCGGGAGTAACTGGGCCTTCTGTGTCTCCTGCAGCAAATGGAGCGGATCCTGAAGAAAGCGTCGAAAACCCACAAGCAGCGAGTGGAGGTGAGCAAAACCGTCCTTAGTTCCTCCGGCCAGCGTGTATTTATTGTTGGGCTGAAGGAACTGTTTCTccttctgaaaaacaagcaGAGACGCAGGGGTCTTGTGGTTCAACTTGGTGATGTCAGCACCCgttttctttgtctttccctCCCCCAGGACTTCAACAGGCACTTGGATACTCTGACTGAGCACTACGACATTCCCAAAGTCAGCTGGACTAAATGACCGGACTGCTTTTCACGGCTCTGGAGCTGgagttgtgttttgtttgtatCCAGTAGAGTTGCCATGTAAATCTGTCTTTTCTCCGTATTGTCTAATACATCTTCCGAGCTTTTATGACTTTATGCTGTCTTATTTTATagtcttgttttttaaaaccaaacatCCAGCAATGTCTCCTCAGGGCTGAGGAGCTCTGGTTTATGTCGATGCAGAGGGCTGTTTTTTTATAGAGAAATTAAGGCCAAAACTAATTGCTGCGAGCCAGATGGAAAACATTCCTTTATTTGTTTGGTTCAAACAGTTCTCCCTTTTTGAAGTGAAGAGTCTGACAGTCTCGCATTTAAGTTTCTCTTGTACGTTATGTGAATTGAATAATTACTTTTTATCAAGTTCTGTCAGAGGCCATGTTGCAAAATCTGAAATATGTAAAATTGTCTTATGAAAGGACATCTGATATTTGATCTTTGTATACTTTCAAGACTAATCAGCCAGAAGGGAGGCTTAAtccatgaaataaaaagcattcaACAAGCTCTACGTGATGTCCAAGTATTGGGATCTGATGTGCTGGATTTCTGGAGCACCACCGAGCACCCAGGCTTGTGcaactctgaaataaataatcagTGTGTCTCTCGAGTGTGTTAATTACTGGCTTGCTGTGCATCGAGTATTGGATCCGATTTTTGTGGAAAACAGTATCACTTCTATCTTGAGCTCTTTCAAAGGGGTCTGCTGCAACTTGTAACTTCGATGTAACTTATTAAAACTCTAC contains:
- the FAM32A gene encoding protein FAM32A, with translation MADYEAVQRGPLRLKGSGGALGAGKRKKKKAKDKAQILEQIVSSKKQEEEKKRGLDKRTPAQVAYEKMQEKRQMERILKKASKTHKQRVEDFNRHLDTLTEHYDIPKVSWTK